From Methanocorpusculum sp., the proteins below share one genomic window:
- a CDS encoding V-type ATP synthase subunit A gives MEVNSKPGILKRIAGPVVTAVNLDAHMYDVVKVGNEELMGEVIKIDGADTVIQVYESTTGIRPGEPVTNTGLSLAVELGPGLLTSIYDGIQRPLEVLIQKMGNFIARGVTAPGLDHEKKWTFKPVVHVGDTVAPGQIIGEVQETRSIVHKVMAPPLAKGGKVTKINAGDFTVDEIVIELDSGESFPMMQKWPVRVPRPYVEKHSPSIPLLTGQRILDGLFPIAKGGTAAIPGPFGSGKTVTQQQLAKWSDAEIVVYIGCGERGNEMTEVLTEFPELQDPKTGNSLMERTILIANTSNMPVAAREASVYTGITLAEYFRDMGYDVALMADSTSRWAEAMREICSRLEEMPGEEGYPAYLSSRLSEFYERAGLVQPLAGGSGSVSVIGAVSPAGGDFSEPVTQNTLRIVKVFWALDANLSRRRHFPAINWLQSYSLYMAQLNDYYDEKVSPEWNKLRGWFMEVLQKEAELLEIVQLVGSDALPETEQITIEVARMIRELFLQQNGFDPVDTYCDLPKQLDMFKMIRTYADLAYAAQAAGVPPSQILTIKSKNEMPQVKFTKDYKPVLDKIYAGMEAEFKALRA, from the coding sequence GTGGAAGTAAATAGCAAGCCAGGAATACTCAAAAGAATTGCAGGACCAGTCGTCACTGCAGTTAATCTTGATGCACATATGTATGATGTCGTCAAGGTCGGAAACGAGGAACTGATGGGAGAGGTCATCAAGATCGACGGTGCAGACACCGTTATTCAGGTCTATGAATCTACCACGGGCATTCGCCCGGGTGAACCCGTCACAAACACCGGTCTTTCGCTCGCAGTCGAGCTTGGCCCGGGTCTCTTGACCAGTATCTACGACGGTATCCAGCGTCCGCTCGAAGTGCTCATCCAGAAGATGGGTAACTTCATTGCACGCGGTGTTACCGCACCAGGACTGGATCACGAGAAGAAATGGACCTTCAAACCGGTCGTCCATGTCGGGGACACAGTAGCTCCCGGTCAGATCATCGGTGAAGTTCAGGAAACCCGCAGTATCGTGCACAAGGTCATGGCACCGCCACTCGCAAAGGGCGGCAAGGTCACCAAGATCAATGCAGGAGATTTCACCGTTGATGAGATCGTCATTGAACTCGACTCCGGCGAATCCTTCCCCATGATGCAGAAATGGCCGGTCCGTGTCCCGCGTCCTTACGTGGAAAAACACAGCCCGAGCATCCCTCTCCTGACCGGACAGAGAATCCTTGACGGACTCTTCCCGATCGCAAAAGGCGGAACTGCAGCAATCCCCGGACCATTCGGATCCGGAAAAACCGTTACCCAGCAGCAGCTGGCAAAATGGTCCGACGCTGAGATCGTGGTCTACATCGGCTGCGGTGAACGCGGTAACGAAATGACCGAAGTTCTGACTGAGTTCCCTGAACTCCAGGACCCGAAAACCGGAAACTCCCTTATGGAGAGAACGATTCTCATCGCAAACACTTCCAACATGCCTGTGGCAGCCCGTGAAGCATCCGTATACACCGGTATTACTCTTGCAGAGTACTTCCGTGATATGGGCTACGACGTTGCATTAATGGCAGATTCCACCTCCCGGTGGGCAGAAGCAATGCGTGAAATCTGTTCCCGTCTTGAAGAGATGCCCGGAGAAGAAGGATACCCGGCATACCTGTCGTCCAGACTCTCCGAATTCTACGAGCGTGCAGGACTTGTCCAGCCCCTCGCAGGAGGATCAGGCTCTGTTTCCGTTATCGGTGCAGTGTCCCCTGCCGGTGGAGATTTCTCCGAACCGGTTACGCAGAACACACTTCGTATCGTCAAAGTCTTCTGGGCACTTGATGCAAACCTCTCCCGCCGCCGGCACTTCCCGGCAATCAACTGGCTGCAGTCGTACTCCTTGTACATGGCTCAGCTGAATGATTACTACGACGAGAAGGTCTCACCCGAATGGAACAAACTCCGTGGCTGGTTCATGGAAGTTCTCCAGAAGGAAGCCGAACTGCTCGAGATTGTGCAGCTGGTCGGATCCGATGCATTACCGGAAACCGAGCAGATCACTATCGAAGTCGCCAGAATGATTCGTGAACTGTTCCTTCAGCAGAACGGTTTCGACCCGGTCGACACCTACTGCGATCTGCCGAAACAGCTTGATATGTTCAAGATGATCAGAACCTATGCGGACCTTGCATATGCCGCACAGGCTGCCGGCGTCCCGCCGTCACAGATCCTTACGATCAAATCAAAGAACGAAATGCCGCAGGTCAAGTTCACTAAGGACTACAAACCGGTCCTCGACAAGATCTACGCAGGCATGGAAGCTGAATTCAAGGCACTGAGGGCATAA
- a CDS encoding V-type ATP synthase subunit F, protein MEIAVIGKKEFVLGFQLAGIKKTYSAENPEKLAETITKVLDDANVGILVLQSTDLDQIPRRLQVIIENSVKPTIVTIGGQEAGLSLRERIKRSVGVDLWK, encoded by the coding sequence ATGGAAATCGCAGTAATTGGAAAGAAGGAGTTCGTCTTAGGGTTCCAGCTCGCTGGTATCAAAAAGACCTACTCTGCCGAAAATCCCGAAAAACTTGCCGAGACCATTACAAAGGTACTTGATGATGCAAATGTCGGAATACTTGTGCTGCAAAGCACGGACCTTGACCAGATCCCGCGTCGCCTGCAGGTAATCATTGAAAATTCTGTCAAACCGACCATCGTGACGATCGGTGGGCAGGAGGCAGGTCTCTCCCTGAGGGAGCGTATAAAACGTTCGGTGGGTGTTGATTTGTGGAAGTAA
- a CDS encoding V-type ATP synthase subunit C translates to MTEVMSGIAPYIYVSTRMRVRKAKLIPREEYLRMLNMGLPEFTRLIEELEYKREIDELSASFKGVDLIENAMSWNLAKEYQRVIALAPGEMKGFTRDYLHKWDIQNILSILRGKELGFSDGKIRAVLVPAGALDAPTLDRLVAESSVDRIVEQLPIKQLSAILSEGLSEALETHSFGKLENELYKYYYATLIKAARGGMKGGRPFLKYVMFEIDIKNITSVFRMRAQGGDNAAQQNIWIPGGSFKPEELERLSSVESTDEVVDSLKKKIKVTVLLDALESMREKKPIYSIESALIAAQLNQMDKVSKRNPFSISPLLVYLERKKYEVSNLRAIARGKEAGLSAEILEKYLVM, encoded by the coding sequence ATGACTGAGGTAATGAGCGGAATTGCTCCCTATATCTATGTCTCAACCCGCATGCGGGTCCGCAAAGCGAAGCTCATCCCCCGGGAAGAATATCTTCGCATGCTGAACATGGGTCTCCCTGAGTTCACAAGACTCATCGAGGAATTGGAGTATAAACGCGAAATCGATGAACTCTCTGCATCCTTTAAAGGTGTGGATCTCATTGAAAACGCCATGTCCTGGAACCTTGCAAAGGAGTATCAGCGCGTTATCGCTCTGGCTCCCGGAGAGATGAAAGGATTTACCCGTGATTACCTGCACAAGTGGGATATACAGAACATTCTGAGTATCCTGCGAGGTAAAGAACTCGGATTTTCCGATGGGAAGATCCGTGCAGTACTTGTCCCGGCCGGTGCACTCGATGCACCAACACTGGACCGGCTTGTCGCCGAGTCGTCAGTTGACCGTATCGTCGAACAGCTGCCGATAAAGCAGCTTTCCGCGATCCTCAGCGAAGGACTCAGCGAAGCACTCGAGACCCATTCATTTGGGAAACTCGAAAACGAGTTGTACAAGTACTATTATGCAACGCTGATCAAAGCAGCACGTGGCGGAATGAAGGGCGGACGTCCGTTCCTGAAATATGTCATGTTCGAAATCGACATCAAAAACATCACCAGTGTTTTCAGAATGCGTGCACAGGGCGGCGACAACGCAGCCCAGCAGAACATCTGGATCCCCGGCGGTTCCTTCAAACCTGAAGAGCTCGAAAGACTCAGCAGTGTTGAAAGCACCGATGAAGTCGTCGATTCGCTGAAAAAGAAGATCAAAGTCACCGTGCTCCTTGATGCACTTGAATCAATGCGTGAAAAGAAACCGATTTATTCGATCGAAAGCGCCCTGATTGCAGCACAGCTCAATCAGATGGATAAAGTTTCGAAACGGAATCCGTTCTCAATCTCGCCGCTTCTGGTGTATCTCGAAAGAAAGAAGTACGAAGTATCCAATCTCCGTGCCATTGCCCGTGGAAAAGAAGCAGGCCTTAGTGCAGAGATTCTCGAAAAGTACCTGGTGATGTAA
- a CDS encoding V-type ATP synthase subunit E family protein: MGLEVVVDEIKAKGDREAAGLKAAAEAQAKEIVNEANLRANEIRLAAEKDADIQTERMMIREVASANLVVKRDFLNAQKELLDKVYSSAAEEIANLPADVHAKAVRELLKESAKQIKVGVVFTNARDEKSAKEALSSLKTLSGFTFGGITDIAGGVVVQSTDGQLTLDFSYQTFMGEVWESSLKNASEILFG, from the coding sequence ATGGGACTTGAGGTAGTAGTAGACGAAATCAAAGCAAAGGGTGACCGCGAAGCTGCCGGCTTAAAAGCCGCAGCTGAGGCACAAGCTAAAGAGATCGTCAACGAAGCAAACCTCCGTGCAAACGAGATCCGTCTCGCCGCCGAAAAAGACGCTGATATCCAGACCGAACGGATGATGATCCGTGAAGTCGCCAGCGCCAATTTGGTCGTGAAACGTGATTTCTTAAACGCACAAAAGGAACTTCTTGACAAGGTCTACAGCAGTGCCGCCGAGGAAATCGCTAATCTTCCGGCAGACGTACATGCAAAAGCTGTACGCGAACTCTTAAAAGAGTCTGCCAAGCAGATCAAAGTCGGTGTCGTTTTCACAAACGCACGCGACGAAAAATCTGCAAAAGAGGCATTAAGCAGTTTAAAAACCCTGAGCGGATTTACGTTTGGAGGAATCACCGACATCGCAGGCGGTGTCGTTGTACAAAGTACCGATGGTCAGCTCACACTTGACTTCTCATACCAGACCTTTATGGGTGAAGTCTGGGAATCAAGTCTGAAAAATGCATCGGAGATATTGTTCGGATGA
- a CDS encoding V-type ATP synthase subunit I — protein MFQPRPMTHLLIAASKEQMASVVTELYRHQIFHITDFVEQGKEGFEGVKIGVPFGNAGDLSNDLLKIRSIESVFQTAPATQSTVQKRPAETIRAAIDSELPKIDEEVSSLTVKRSNAESRIRECELRINELKPFSLVPLELDLYRGYENLTVFAGSIEHDLDISVPHEKHYQAGKDGNFIVVFVESKNAADVEKQLADTGFQSVSLPDESGTVQAAVEKYTVELNKETQVREDCTAKIVELKAKYADLLAACDEVLSCDVERAEAPLRFATTDEAFVIDGWIPADTVEKVTAALNQATGERVYVVVDSSEVEDTAIPVEYNNPSFAKPAELFMDLYSRPKYKELDPTIILAIMFPLLFGFIVGDLGYGLLYLVLALVLRKTLLKMGEMGMKAFIIILGAAISTSIFGLLYSEVFGMSLPWHSIIFSRHLPIGAGMEHAMPQVIELLIISVILGVIYISVGRFFGMINHYRMDHPGSHRTKAILAQFGWNLILWGILVLIFSVVDLNEYCQFPFALPTFVGIPTIAGIIGAIMIIVGCVFVALENPLDLMELPTNTLSHMLSFCRLAAVGLSSVAIAMVVNFMAFDLFITPATMNLDVVGVLLIIVGVIILILGHALNVALGILGGAIHPIRLHYVEFFTKFYQGGGIIYKPFGLKRKFSEE, from the coding sequence ATGTTTCAGCCTAGACCGATGACCCATTTGTTAATTGCCGCGAGCAAAGAGCAAATGGCGTCAGTTGTGACCGAATTATATCGTCACCAGATTTTCCACATCACCGATTTTGTAGAACAGGGTAAAGAAGGTTTTGAAGGAGTTAAGATCGGCGTTCCTTTTGGAAACGCCGGCGATCTCTCGAATGACCTGCTGAAAATACGTTCAATTGAGAGCGTATTCCAGACTGCCCCAGCTACGCAAAGCACAGTCCAGAAACGTCCTGCAGAAACGATTCGAGCAGCAATAGATAGCGAACTTCCGAAAATCGATGAAGAAGTGAGCAGTCTCACGGTAAAGCGATCGAATGCAGAGTCCCGTATCAGGGAATGTGAACTGCGTATCAACGAACTTAAACCATTTTCCCTCGTGCCCCTTGAGCTAGATCTCTACCGGGGTTACGAGAATCTGACGGTTTTTGCAGGGTCCATAGAACATGACCTTGACATCTCTGTCCCGCATGAAAAACATTATCAGGCAGGAAAAGACGGAAACTTCATAGTCGTCTTTGTTGAGAGCAAAAATGCCGCAGACGTTGAAAAACAACTGGCCGATACAGGTTTCCAGAGTGTTTCCCTGCCGGATGAATCCGGCACCGTTCAGGCTGCAGTGGAGAAATACACTGTCGAACTGAACAAAGAGACACAGGTCCGTGAAGACTGTACCGCGAAGATCGTTGAACTCAAAGCAAAATACGCAGACTTACTCGCCGCTTGCGACGAAGTACTGTCATGCGATGTGGAACGTGCCGAAGCACCGCTTCGATTTGCAACCACTGACGAAGCATTCGTCATTGACGGCTGGATCCCGGCCGACACAGTGGAGAAAGTCACCGCGGCACTTAACCAGGCAACTGGTGAACGCGTTTATGTAGTCGTTGACTCCTCAGAAGTTGAGGATACAGCGATCCCGGTGGAATATAACAATCCATCATTTGCAAAGCCCGCAGAATTATTTATGGACCTGTACTCCCGTCCAAAATACAAAGAGCTGGACCCGACCATCATCCTTGCGATCATGTTCCCCTTACTCTTTGGATTCATTGTCGGAGATCTGGGATACGGTCTTTTATACCTGGTTCTTGCCCTCGTCCTTCGTAAGACTTTACTGAAGATGGGCGAAATGGGTATGAAAGCCTTCATCATTATTCTTGGAGCAGCTATTTCAACGAGCATCTTCGGACTTCTCTATAGTGAAGTCTTTGGAATGAGTCTCCCCTGGCACTCGATCATTTTCTCCCGCCACCTTCCAATAGGTGCCGGCATGGAACATGCGATGCCCCAAGTCATCGAACTGCTGATAATATCAGTTATTCTTGGTGTAATTTACATCAGTGTTGGCCGTTTCTTCGGAATGATCAACCACTACAGAATGGATCACCCAGGAAGCCACCGGACAAAAGCAATCCTGGCCCAGTTTGGCTGGAACTTAATCCTGTGGGGCATCCTGGTACTTATCTTCAGTGTGGTTGACTTAAACGAATACTGCCAGTTCCCCTTTGCCCTTCCCACTTTCGTCGGAATCCCGACCATTGCTGGAATAATAGGTGCAATTATGATCATCGTTGGTTGTGTGTTCGTCGCATTAGAGAACCCACTTGACCTGATGGAACTCCCAACAAACACGCTTTCCCACATGCTGTCCTTCTGCCGTCTTGCTGCAGTTGGTCTTTCATCCGTGGCGATCGCAATGGTGGTTAACTTCATGGCCTTTGATTTATTCATCACTCCGGCCACGATGAACCTCGATGTTGTTGGTGTACTATTGATTATCGTGGGTGTCATAATTCTCATATTAGGTCACGCACTCAACGTCGCTCTTGGTATTCTTGGTGGGGCTATACACCCGATTCGTTTACACTATGTCGAATTCTTTACCAAATTCTACCAGGGCGGAGGAATCATATACAAGCCCTTTGGACTTAAACGAAAATTCTCTGAGGAATAA
- a CDS encoding ATPase has translation MKTEVLKSIKETEAKSKSTITAAESAAEQTLANAKLEADNLIAKAVTIAEDYKKQRLLDARNVSTAKHAAIVTQGKADADNLINAGSKKLPQATSLFVERFKEKLHVSA, from the coding sequence ATGAAAACTGAGGTTCTGAAAAGCATTAAAGAAACCGAAGCAAAAAGTAAATCCACAATCACTGCAGCAGAGAGTGCCGCCGAGCAGACACTTGCAAACGCAAAACTCGAAGCTGACAACCTGATTGCCAAGGCAGTTACCATTGCCGAGGATTACAAAAAGCAGAGACTTTTAGATGCACGGAATGTATCAACAGCAAAGCATGCCGCTATCGTTACTCAGGGGAAGGCAGACGCCGATAACCTGATCAACGCAGGAAGCAAAAAGCTCCCGCAGGCAACTTCGCTATTCGTAGAGCGGTTCAAGGAGAAACTGCATGTTTCAGCCTAG
- a CDS encoding FkbM family methyltransferase: MNTPGRKTVSVLILALLVVASILTAGCVGLVNPTPNEIMIRGNVISVDPTYVDGAFIWKLLLDPNGYEPEMIAAVDGYLIPANPVIELGAGIGALTAYMNDKLTMSVNQVSVEPNPYLIPSLENTKQANSLGVTFVQKAIGYGSDTVAISVTSDITNNRIVRSDGVLVKSVDVETTTVKKLAENAGFSSNITLVMNIVGYEHSVVQYEALFLNQNVSTVIAAVYTDGKNTPDSFSEKMKLIGFTEKSRQATVDNGYMVMVFTK; encoded by the coding sequence ATGAATACACCGGGGAGAAAAACCGTTTCAGTTTTGATTTTAGCTCTTTTAGTTGTTGCATCCATTCTGACGGCCGGGTGTGTGGGTCTGGTGAATCCGACCCCGAATGAGATAATGATCCGCGGGAATGTCATCTCGGTCGACCCGACGTATGTCGACGGGGCGTTTATCTGGAAGCTTCTGCTGGATCCAAACGGCTATGAGCCGGAGATGATCGCTGCAGTGGACGGATATCTGATTCCGGCAAATCCGGTTATCGAGCTTGGGGCGGGTATCGGAGCACTTACGGCATACATGAACGATAAGCTGACGATGTCGGTGAATCAGGTGTCGGTCGAGCCGAATCCCTATCTGATTCCGTCGTTAGAGAATACAAAACAGGCAAACAGTCTTGGCGTGACGTTTGTGCAGAAGGCGATCGGGTATGGGTCGGATACGGTCGCGATCTCGGTGACTTCTGATATCACGAACAACCGTATCGTACGGTCGGACGGCGTGCTCGTAAAATCCGTGGATGTGGAGACGACCACTGTTAAGAAGCTTGCTGAAAATGCGGGTTTTTCATCGAATATAACGCTCGTGATGAATATTGTCGGGTATGAGCATTCCGTTGTTCAGTATGAGGCTTTGTTCCTGAATCAGAATGTGAGCACAGTGATCGCGGCTGTGTATACCGACGGGAAGAACACGCCGGATTCGTTTTCGGAAAAGATGAAGCTGATCGGGTTTACGGAAAAGAGCCGGCAGGCTACGGTCGATAACGGATATATGGTGATGGTGTTCACGAAATAA
- a CDS encoding aminotransferase class V-fold PLP-dependent enzyme → MKCAGQIETRAVEESSINLDPIQAAGRLTPEAMKAVIAWGDGYSVCDNCHKPFRLDYVTKPPIADFHTEAAAWLGMDQIQLVPGARRAFQEVTGALVGKGEPVIMTGMGHYTAYLSVEVVNGVVREIKPTPDHHITADAAAESIENAIREFGYAPKLVFVDAVDFMYGNMHEVENIAKVAHQYDIPILYNGVYTVGVLPVNGKKLGVDFVVGSGHKSMAAPAPSGVLATTDEYAEIVLRTTKIQGNLTGRKFGIKQVGILGCSLMGDPAVSLIASFPRVKERVNHFDEELKNHKIVTDALLSIEGTKVASEYPRKHTLTRMDTAGSFDIVAQTHKKRGFFLSSALNKRGITGIMPGVTKQWKFNTYGLTTAQAEYLADSFIEIAEENNMVVG, encoded by the coding sequence ATGAAATGCGCCGGGCAGATAGAGACACGTGCTGTTGAAGAATCCTCGATCAACCTTGATCCGATCCAGGCAGCCGGCAGACTCACCCCGGAGGCGATGAAAGCCGTCATCGCATGGGGAGACGGCTACTCCGTCTGTGACAACTGTCATAAACCCTTCCGCCTGGACTATGTAACTAAACCGCCGATCGCGGACTTCCACACCGAAGCAGCCGCATGGCTCGGCATGGACCAGATCCAACTCGTTCCGGGAGCACGGCGGGCATTCCAGGAGGTGACCGGAGCACTCGTCGGAAAAGGCGAGCCGGTCATCATGACCGGGATGGGGCATTACACTGCGTATTTATCCGTCGAGGTCGTGAACGGCGTCGTCCGGGAAATCAAACCGACCCCCGATCACCACATCACCGCCGACGCAGCTGCGGAATCGATCGAAAACGCCATACGCGAATTCGGATATGCCCCTAAACTGGTATTTGTCGATGCGGTCGATTTTATGTATGGAAACATGCATGAAGTCGAAAACATTGCAAAAGTAGCTCACCAGTATGATATCCCGATCCTCTACAATGGAGTTTACACCGTCGGGGTCCTGCCGGTAAACGGCAAAAAACTCGGCGTCGATTTCGTCGTCGGATCCGGGCACAAAAGTATGGCGGCACCCGCCCCGTCCGGCGTCCTTGCGACCACCGATGAGTATGCAGAGATCGTGCTTCGCACAACCAAGATCCAGGGTAATCTGACCGGAAGAAAATTCGGCATCAAACAGGTCGGGATCCTCGGTTGTTCGCTCATGGGCGACCCGGCAGTCAGTCTGATCGCCTCATTCCCGCGGGTGAAAGAGCGGGTCAACCACTTCGACGAGGAACTGAAAAACCACAAGATCGTTACCGACGCCTTGCTTTCCATCGAAGGAACAAAAGTTGCCTCGGAATATCCGAGAAAACACACCCTTACCCGAATGGACACAGCGGGATCATTCGACATAGTCGCACAAACCCATAAAAAACGCGGCTTCTTCCTCTCGAGTGCCTTAAACAAACGGGGGATCACCGGCATAATGCCGGGTGTCACCAAACAGTGGAAGTTCAACACCTATGGACTGACAACTGCACAGGCAGAATATCTGGCAGATTCGTTTATCGAAATTGCCGAAGAAAATAATATGGTCGTGGGGTAA
- a CDS encoding HAD family hydrolase codes for MQDLASVSTEKITIPGMKTYTNIIFDLDGTLTDPALGITNSVIYALEKYGIPVPDRSELLKFIGPPLIESFQEFYGLSRDEAKIAVDYYREYYREKGIIENSVFPGIEDLLKSLKENGKTLMVATAKVEQFAETVLEHFGIAKYFTCIAGSDLANTITYKGEIILSVLGRCSITDLEHTVMIGDRMHDMLGAKYASIDSIGVLFGYGTKEELENAGADIIATSVDDLKTILSPQV; via the coding sequence ATGCAGGATCTGGCATCAGTATCAACAGAAAAAATAACGATCCCGGGTATGAAAACCTACACCAATATTATTTTTGATCTGGACGGAACACTCACCGACCCCGCCCTCGGCATAACCAACTCCGTCATCTATGCGCTCGAAAAATACGGCATCCCGGTACCGGACAGGAGCGAGCTGCTCAAGTTCATCGGGCCGCCCCTCATCGAATCATTTCAGGAGTTCTACGGTCTTTCCCGCGATGAAGCGAAGATCGCCGTCGACTATTACCGCGAATACTACCGGGAAAAAGGCATCATCGAAAACAGCGTCTTTCCGGGGATCGAAGACCTGCTGAAGTCCCTTAAAGAGAACGGCAAAACCCTGATGGTCGCAACAGCAAAGGTCGAGCAGTTTGCAGAGACCGTGCTCGAACACTTCGGGATCGCGAAATATTTTACCTGCATTGCCGGCAGCGATCTGGCCAACACGATAACGTACAAAGGCGAGATCATCCTCTCGGTTCTGGGCCGCTGCAGCATAACCGATCTCGAACACACTGTCATGATCGGGGACAGGATGCACGACATGCTCGGCGCGAAATACGCTAGCATCGATTCGATCGGCGTATTGTTCGGCTACGGCACAAAAGAGGAGCTGGAAAACGCGGGGGCGGATATCATTGCTACGAGTGTTGATGATCTGAAAACGATCCTTTCACCCCAGGTATAA
- the hypD gene encoding hydrogenase formation protein HypD — MTLGTDIAKKLSEVVDTDIRIMHVCGTHEAAIAKYGVRSVLPPQMKIVMGPGCPVCITPQGEIDAACELAERGCIVCTYGDLLRVPGSKTSLEHVKGDVRIVQGITKAVEIARQNPEKEVVFISVGFETTVPTVAATLITNPPENISILVSHRLVPPAMKWLMEQGEADLHGFILPGHVCAVMGYHEYEQFKAPQVVAGFEPEDILLSLLMLAEQIKNGEAKVENAYPRVVTYEGNVKAQKLMKDVFTPSDVEWRGFPVIPDSGLVLKPEFEAFDAQKKFDLVYEKITKKDGCICDRVLRGLADPSDCKLFGKACTPRVPVGPCMVSHEGACRIWHQYQQKK; from the coding sequence ATGACGCTCGGCACGGATATTGCAAAAAAACTCTCCGAGGTAGTGGATACAGACATCAGGATCATGCACGTCTGCGGCACCCATGAAGCCGCCATCGCAAAATACGGCGTACGATCCGTCCTTCCTCCCCAAATGAAGATCGTGATGGGACCCGGCTGCCCGGTCTGCATCACCCCTCAGGGAGAGATAGATGCTGCATGCGAACTTGCCGAGCGGGGCTGCATCGTCTGCACCTACGGAGACCTCCTTCGGGTCCCCGGATCCAAGACCTCCCTCGAACACGTCAAAGGCGACGTCCGCATCGTCCAGGGGATAACGAAAGCTGTCGAGATCGCACGCCAGAACCCGGAAAAGGAAGTCGTCTTCATCTCTGTTGGATTCGAAACCACCGTCCCGACCGTCGCCGCGACCCTCATCACGAATCCGCCCGAGAACATCAGCATCCTCGTCTCTCACAGGCTCGTCCCTCCCGCAATGAAATGGCTCATGGAACAGGGCGAAGCAGACCTCCACGGATTCATTCTCCCGGGCCATGTCTGCGCCGTCATGGGATACCATGAATATGAACAGTTCAAAGCCCCGCAGGTCGTCGCCGGATTCGAACCCGAAGACATCCTCCTCAGCCTTCTGATGCTTGCCGAGCAGATCAAAAACGGCGAGGCAAAAGTCGAAAACGCCTACCCCCGCGTCGTGACCTACGAAGGAAACGTCAAAGCGCAGAAACTGATGAAAGACGTGTTCACTCCCTCCGACGTCGAGTGGCGCGGGTTCCCGGTCATTCCTGATTCGGGTCTTGTTTTGAAGCCCGAGTTCGAAGCATTCGATGCCCAGAAAAAGTTCGACCTGGTCTATGAAAAGATCACCAAAAAGGACGGCTGCATCTGTGATCGGGTCCTTCGAGGTCTCGCCGACCCCTCGGACTGCAAACTCTTCGGCAAAGCCTGCACCCCGCGGGTCCCCGTCGGTCCGTGCATGGTCTCCCACGAAGGAGCATGCAGGATCTGGCATCAGTATCAACAGAAAAAATAA